Proteins co-encoded in one Candidatus Angelobacter sp. genomic window:
- a CDS encoding phosphoglycerate mutase family protein → MKLYFLRHAEALDGTDDAARPLSPHGRKQAVFVAEFLRAANIEFDAAYSSPLVRAQQTAEIVLDICGSVAVTQRRTADALLNEASPMHFSRWLAVLPPAKHILLAGHAPSLAERVRSLLSLSNAEALKLPKAGLACVETEDCQTCVLKFLITPRILGLRSD, encoded by the coding sequence ATGAAACTCTATTTCTTGCGCCATGCCGAAGCCCTCGACGGCACGGACGACGCAGCGCGGCCGCTGTCCCCCCATGGCCGGAAACAAGCAGTCTTTGTTGCCGAGTTCCTCAGGGCCGCAAACATCGAGTTTGACGCCGCCTATAGCAGTCCGCTTGTTCGGGCGCAGCAGACGGCGGAAATCGTGCTCGATATTTGCGGCAGTGTGGCGGTGACGCAACGACGGACCGCGGACGCGCTGTTGAATGAGGCGTCGCCAATGCACTTCTCACGCTGGCTGGCCGTGTTGCCGCCGGCAAAGCACATCCTTCTCGCCGGCCACGCCCCGTCACTGGCTGAACGGGTGCGTTCGTTGCTTTCCCTGTCCAACGCGGAAGCTTTGAAACTGCCGAAGGCCGGACTGGCGTGCGTGGAAACGGAAGACTGTCAGACTTGTGTTTTGAAATTCCTGATCACACCGCGAATTCTGGGTTTGCGTTCTGATTGA